In the Streptomyces spororaveus genome, CATCACGTCGACGACGACCGCCACACGCGGAACGTCGGTCAGCTCCGGAATGCTGACAAAGCGATGGTTCATCTCGCCATTCTCGCCGAGGCCCGCATCGCTGACGCCAACGGGCGGTCCAACGCCCGCCACCGGGGACCCAGCGGGCCCGCCCGGGCTACGACGCGGAGGGGCGGCGGAGCAGGGCCGTCCAGAGGAAGGGCTCGCCGAAGAGCGCGGACTCGGCGGGCTCGTCGCGCATCATGCGCAGTTCGACCTCGGTCAGGTCACTGAAGATCGCCCGCAGGGACTCCGCGGTGTAGGCGAGTCCGCCCTGGAGGCCCGCCTCACGGTAGAACTCCTCGTCGGGGATCTCGGATCCCATCCCGCCGGCCGCGAAGCAGGTCAGCGCGAGATGGCCGCCGGGGGCGAGAGCCCGTTCGAGTAGAGCCAGGTAGCTGATGCGGCGGTGGGGCGGCAGGTGGTGGAAGCAGCCCGAGTCGTAGATCAGGTCGTACGGGCCGCTCAGGGTGGTCGCGGCGAGTTCGAAGGCGTTCCCGCGGTGGAACCGGATCTCGGCCCCCGCCTCGCGGGCCCGCTCCTCACCCCAGGCGATGGCCGTCGGCGACAGATCGACGGCGTCCACGTCGAAGCCCAGGGCGGCGAGGTGCAGCGCGTTGCGGCCCGGACCGCAGCCCAGGTCGAGGGCGCGGCCCGGGGCGATCAGGCCGCGGTCGGCGTACGAGACCAGGTTCTCGTCCGGCTTCGGCACGAAGAACGGGACAGGCTTGGAGCGATCCGCGTAGAAGCCGTCCCACCAGGACGCCCCGTCGTCCGTCCACCGGTCGGCCTCCGGTGCGAAGAGGCCGTCCAGCAGCTTCAGGACGTCCTCGACCGTGCGTATGTTCCGGTCCATCCGGCCCCCTCCTCTGATGATCCAACTCTACGTTGCCGCCCGGGTGATCAGAGGGGAGCGGCAACGCCTCACAGCGGCCGGGGAGGCTGCGTCCGCCAGAACGCGCAACTGTGCTCCGCCGCGAACGACGTGCTCGTCCGGGTCGCCGCCGGGTCGAGGACGAGCACCGGGGCGGTACCGGCACCGGTACCGCCTCCGGCACTGGTCGGCGGCCATGGGGTCTGGCCCGCCACCACCGGGGCGCCGAAGCGGGCGAACGCCGCCCAGTAGCGCTTCATCCGGTTCCCCAGCGCGACCTGCTCAGGGGCCAGCGGGCGCTCGCCCATCGTGAAGTCGTACAGGTAGGCCAGCTCCGCACTGTGCGCGTTCGACTCGTCCAGGCCCGGCACCTGCGCGCCCGCGAGCGTCGGAGACCGCGGGTCGTCGAACTCGTAGACGTACGTCGGCACCTGGGACGCGAACGACTGCGCCGTCCACGCCGTGTGGCAGGCGAAGGTGGAGTCGGTCATGACCGCCGACAGCGCCAGATACGGAGAGCCGTACTTCGCTACCGGATAGCGCGCCAGCACCTCGGGCCCCGCGGCCCCGTGGGCCGCCAGGATCTGCGCCGTGTACTGCTCGGCCGTCAGGTACGGCTGGGTCAGGGCGACGAAGAAGCGGGCCTCGGAGCGGGTGCTCCCGATCAGCACCGGCACCTTGTTCCACGCACCGCTCGCGATGGCCCGCGCGGGGGCGACCGGCAGCAGCCCGTCACCCGAGGCCGGACCCCGCGTCGGCAGCGTGCGCGCCGCCTCGACCAGCGCCGCTCCGGAGGCGGCGCGCAGGCAGGCGGCCACCTCGGCGGCGACGGTGCAGCCCGCCCGCGCGGCGAAGGACCGAGCCTGCGCCTGCGCCTCCGAGACGTCCGGCGTGGCCAGCAGCGTGCAGGGACCGCTCTGCAGCACGGCCCGGTGGAACAGGCCGGCGGCCGATGGGGCGGCGAGCAGCGCGCAGACGGAACCGCTTCCCGCGGACTGGCCGGAGATCGTGACACTGCCCGGATCTCCGCCGAACGCGCCGATGTTCTCCCGGGTCCAGCGCAACGCGGCGAGCTGGTCCATCAGCCCGAAGGACCCGGATCTCAGGGCGTCCTCCCGGCCGAGCTCGGGCAGTGCGAGATAGCCGAGCTGCCCCAGCCGGTAGTTGATGCCGACCACCACGCTCTGCGTGAGGTCGGCCATGGTCCGCCCGCCGAACTGGGTACCCGTCCCCTGGCTGTACGCACCCCCGTGCATCCAGACGATCACCGGGAGCCGGGCTCCGGGGCGGGCGGTCCGCGGCCGGTACACGTCCAGGTACAGGCAGTCCTCGCTGACGGCCGCCGGGTCGCTCAGGCCGAAGGGCGAGAACTGCAGGCACGCCGGAGACTGCCGGGTGGCCTCCCGCACCCCGGTCCACCGGGGCGGGGGCGCGGGAGCCCGCAGCCGTGCGGCCCCGACCGGGGGAGCGGCGTAGGGGACGCCGAGGAACTCCTGCGCCCCGTCGTGGGAACGGCCGCGCAGGGCGCCCTGCGTGACGGTGACCCGGGGGTCCGCCGAGCCGCCGGACGGCGACGGCGGCGAAGCCGTCGCGGGTGGTGCGCAGGCGAGCAGCGCCACCAGGGCGAGTGCGAGTGCGCTGCCGAGCAGGGACCTTGCCGAGGGCAGCCGGTTGCCGGGCCTCTTCATCCGTCCTCCTGGAGTGGTGCCGGGGCGAGCGGGTGCGTGCAGGTGCGTGCGCGTGTGAGCCGGTGCGGGCACGTACCGGGGTGCGGCCGGGTCCGGCCGGGGCGGAGCGGGGTGCGTGCTCCGCCCCGGCCGGGGCTCGTCAGGGGCGCAGCCCGGCGATCAGTACGGAGGTCACGGCCTGGTCGGCCGGCCCCGTGTTCCAGTCGGCGTTCATCGGGCTGACGGCGATCCGGCCGGCGGTGACGGCCTCGACGTCACCGCCCTTGGCTGCGGGCCGCAGGTCGACCTTCACGGTCACCTTCCAGGTGCCGTCGCCCGCGTCGGTGAAGTCGGGTTCGAGCAGGGTCTGCGGATCCTGGAAGGTCGCGGACACCCCCGCGGCCGTTCCCTTGCCGTCCGCGCCGACCACCGGGTGGTTCACGTTCAGGCCCACACCCTTGGGCAGCAGCGGCCCGGACCGGGCCCGCGAGCGCAGCCGGTCGATCAGCTTGACCGCGAAATCGAGCGTCGGCCCCATCGCGTTGACCGTGGTGACCGGGTCGGGCGCGCTGACGCCCCCGGTGCTCAGCGCGATGGCCGGTACACCGTGCTCCAGCGCGGCGACGGCGCCGCCGACCGTACCGGAGTGGGTGGCGAGACCGGCCACGTTCGGGCCGAAGTTGGTACCGGAGACGACCAGGTCGGGCGCGCCGCCCGCGAACACCTCGGCCAGTCCGAAGGCGACGGAGTCGCCGGGGGTGCCGTCGACGGCCCAGACCTTCGGCTCGGGGTGCTTCACCGTGACGGCCGGGGCGCTCATCATCTTCGTACCGGCGCCGCTCTGGTTGGTGAGCGGGGCGACGATCGTGACGTCGTGCCCGGCGGCGGTCAGCCGCTCGAAGGCCTTGCGG is a window encoding:
- a CDS encoding carboxylesterase/lipase family protein, producing the protein MKRPGNRLPSARSLLGSALALALVALLACAPPATASPPSPSGGSADPRVTVTQGALRGRSHDGAQEFLGVPYAAPPVGAARLRAPAPPPRWTGVREATRQSPACLQFSPFGLSDPAAVSEDCLYLDVYRPRTARPGARLPVIVWMHGGAYSQGTGTQFGGRTMADLTQSVVVGINYRLGQLGYLALPELGREDALRSGSFGLMDQLAALRWTRENIGAFGGDPGSVTISGQSAGSGSVCALLAAPSAAGLFHRAVLQSGPCTLLATPDVSEAQAQARSFAARAGCTVAAEVAACLRAASGAALVEAARTLPTRGPASGDGLLPVAPARAIASGAWNKVPVLIGSTRSEARFFVALTQPYLTAEQYTAQILAAHGAAGPEVLARYPVAKYGSPYLALSAVMTDSTFACHTAWTAQSFASQVPTYVYEFDDPRSPTLAGAQVPGLDESNAHSAELAYLYDFTMGERPLAPEQVALGNRMKRYWAAFARFGAPVVAGQTPWPPTSAGGGTGAGTAPVLVLDPAATRTSTSFAAEHSCAFWRTQPPRPL
- the surE gene encoding 5'/3'-nucleotidase SurE; this translates as MRRKRVLPLAALLLCTPALAGTAPAVAAPRTAPAGPLRILLTNDDGYNAPGIRKAFERLTAAGHDVTIVAPLTNQSGAGTKMMSAPAVTVKHPEPKVWAVDGTPGDSVAFGLAEVFAGGAPDLVVSGTNFGPNVAGLATHSGTVGGAVAALEHGVPAIALSTGGVSAPDPVTTVNAMGPTLDFAVKLIDRLRSRARSGPLLPKGVGLNVNHPVVGADGKGTAAGVSATFQDPQTLLEPDFTDAGDGTWKVTVKVDLRPAAKGGDVEAVTAGRIAVSPMNADWNTGPADQAVTSVLIAGLRP
- a CDS encoding class I SAM-dependent methyltransferase — its product is MDRNIRTVEDVLKLLDGLFAPEADRWTDDGASWWDGFYADRSKPVPFFVPKPDENLVSYADRGLIAPGRALDLGCGPGRNALHLAALGFDVDAVDLSPTAIAWGEERAREAGAEIRFHRGNAFELAATTLSGPYDLIYDSGCFHHLPPHRRISYLALLERALAPGGHLALTCFAAGGMGSEIPDEEFYREAGLQGGLAYTAESLRAIFSDLTEVELRMMRDEPAESALFGEPFLWTALLRRPSAS